A genomic segment from Amygdalobacter nucleatus encodes:
- the lepA gene encoding translation elongation factor 4: protein MTQKRLDLIRNFSIIAHIDHGKSTLADRLIQDTGVLTEREMQEQVLDNMDIERERGITIKAQASRMYYTAKSGETYVLNLIDTPGHVDFNYEVSRSLAACESAILVVDAAQGVEAQTLANCYLAADANLEILPVINKIDLPSAQPEVVRNEIEEAIGIDASYAPLISAKNNIGIDDLLEAIIKYLPAPTGDEDGPLQALVFDSKFDAYQGVIVHVRIKNGSLRKGDRIRFMHSQTEYDVTEVGYFKAGQQSDCKELLTGEVGYFTASIKDIHDSEVGDTVTLANHPAKEALPGYKPARQMVYCGIYPADSAKYEDLKDALSKLVLNDGGISFEPETSLALGFGFRCGFLGLLHYEISLERLEREFNLDLISTIPSVMYELIMTNGETLMLDNPTNMPDPSKISEMREPIVKADIMAPKDYVGNIMELCQERRGTFIDMTYVDQYRVNIEYHLPFNEIIYDFFDALKSRTRGYASLDYDFLDYEKDKLVKLDILINGDVVDALSFIVHEESAYTRARKMCEKLRDNIPRQMFEIPIQAAIGGKVIARETVRAYRKDVLAKCYGGDISRKKKLLEKQKEGKKKMRQIGSISIPQDAFMAVLKLDDE from the coding sequence ATGACGCAAAAGCGTTTAGATTTGATAAGAAATTTTAGTATTATTGCGCATATTGATCATGGTAAGTCAACTTTAGCCGATCGCCTGATTCAAGATACAGGTGTGCTCACTGAACGTGAAATGCAAGAGCAAGTGCTTGACAACATGGATATTGAGCGTGAGCGTGGCATTACAATCAAAGCCCAGGCTAGTAGAATGTATTACACAGCTAAGTCAGGTGAGACTTATGTACTCAATTTGATTGATACACCGGGGCACGTTGATTTCAATTACGAAGTTTCCCGTTCGTTAGCAGCCTGTGAGAGTGCAATTTTGGTCGTTGATGCAGCCCAGGGTGTGGAAGCGCAAACCTTGGCCAATTGCTATCTTGCAGCTGATGCTAATTTGGAAATCTTGCCAGTTATCAACAAGATTGATTTACCATCTGCCCAACCAGAAGTTGTCAGAAACGAAATAGAAGAAGCAATTGGTATCGATGCTTCCTATGCGCCTTTAATTTCGGCCAAAAATAATATCGGCATCGATGATTTGTTAGAGGCGATCATTAAATATTTACCTGCACCAACAGGCGATGAAGATGGTCCTTTGCAAGCTTTGGTTTTTGATAGCAAATTTGATGCTTATCAAGGTGTTATTGTACACGTCAGAATTAAAAATGGCTCTTTAAGAAAAGGCGATCGCATTCGCTTTATGCATAGCCAGACTGAGTATGATGTTACAGAAGTAGGCTATTTCAAAGCCGGGCAACAGTCAGATTGTAAGGAACTTTTGACAGGTGAGGTTGGCTATTTTACCGCTTCTATTAAAGACATACACGATTCTGAAGTTGGTGATACTGTCACTCTGGCAAATCACCCTGCTAAGGAAGCTTTGCCAGGCTATAAGCCAGCTAGACAGATGGTTTACTGCGGTATTTATCCAGCTGATAGTGCCAAGTATGAAGATTTGAAAGACGCTTTGAGCAAATTAGTTTTGAACGATGGCGGTATCTCATTTGAGCCTGAAACATCTTTAGCTTTGGGCTTTGGCTTTCGCTGCGGTTTTTTGGGCCTCTTACATTATGAAATAAGTTTGGAGCGCTTGGAACGCGAGTTTAACCTCGATTTAATTTCGACAATTCCATCAGTTATGTATGAGTTAATAATGACCAATGGTGAGACTCTCATGTTGGATAATCCAACTAACATGCCAGATCCTTCGAAAATTTCGGAGATGCGTGAACCAATTGTCAAAGCCGATATTATGGCGCCTAAAGATTATGTCGGCAATATCATGGAGCTCTGCCAGGAGCGCCGCGGCACGTTTATCGATATGACGTATGTTGACCAGTATCGTGTCAATATTGAGTATCATCTGCCGTTTAATGAAATTATTTACGACTTCTTCGATGCTTTGAAATCTCGAACACGTGGCTATGCTTCGCTTGACTATGATTTCCTAGATTATGAAAAGGATAAATTAGTCAAATTAGATATTCTGATTAACGGCGATGTAGTGGATGCTTTATCATTCATCGTGCATGAGGAAAGTGCTTATACGCGCGCGCGTAAGATGTGTGAGAAGTTGAGAGACAATATTCCAAGACAGATGTTTGAAATTCCAATTCAGGCAGCTATAGGCGGCAAAGTAATTGCGCGTGAGACAGTAAGAGCTTACCGCAAAGATGTGCTTGCTAAGTGCTATGGCGGTGATATTTCGCGTAAGAAAAAATTGCTAGAGAAGCAAAAAGAAGGTAAGAAGAAGATGCGCCAGATAGGCTCAATCTCCATTCCACAAGATGCTTTCATGGCTGTTTTGAAATTAGATGATGAGTAA
- a CDS encoding Gfo/Idh/MocA family protein — MLTPDSKYQLIIVGLGRVAIKHLKAFYNLREFFASLILVEPNKQQIERFCVQNQKYLPGTVLFFSDLAEALANQPEAKRIVAITTPSNLHYEQAKLALENNCHCLIEKPVTLNLTEANDLLALSQSKHLQVAIGHIYRYIPLVKELQTCLASGMIGKILMAKLELEWGHSQEYYDQAAWRGTYAKDGGVLMNQSIHALDLLFYLLDSKLAKGTAYLAQLNHTIEAEDYAACLLVDNKGRQINLNCTTSTLPNQHYASFKLIGESGDLTLSMHNKSFKVSIHNKNGQERFWHLAIFLLPLYWRNRGPHAWTSWTNPHQAIYADLISSIENDHACLANLESGISALQAVLTLYKAAQTESYANNEPLAESKSMQDFFKA; from the coding sequence ATGCTAACACCTGATTCAAAATATCAACTAATTATTGTCGGATTAGGACGGGTCGCAATCAAGCATTTGAAAGCTTTCTACAATTTACGCGAATTTTTTGCTTCTTTAATCTTAGTTGAGCCAAATAAGCAGCAGATTGAACGTTTCTGTGTGCAAAATCAAAAGTATTTGCCTGGCACTGTTTTGTTCTTTTCTGATTTGGCCGAGGCTTTAGCTAACCAACCTGAAGCCAAAAGAATAGTTGCCATCACAACTCCTTCCAATCTGCACTATGAGCAAGCTAAACTAGCACTTGAAAATAATTGTCATTGTTTAATTGAAAAGCCAGTAACGCTCAATTTGACGGAAGCAAATGACTTATTAGCTCTCAGCCAGTCTAAGCATTTACAAGTTGCTATCGGCCATATTTATCGCTATATTCCGCTAGTTAAAGAGTTACAAACTTGTTTAGCATCTGGTATGATAGGCAAAATTCTCATGGCAAAATTGGAGCTTGAATGGGGACATAGTCAAGAATACTACGATCAGGCTGCCTGGCGTGGCACTTATGCCAAAGATGGTGGGGTTTTAATGAATCAGAGTATTCACGCCTTGGATCTCCTCTTCTATCTGTTAGATAGCAAGTTAGCCAAAGGGACAGCTTATTTAGCTCAACTAAATCACACAATTGAAGCAGAAGATTACGCAGCTTGCTTGCTCGTTGACAACAAAGGGCGCCAAATCAACCTAAATTGCACAACTTCTACCCTGCCTAATCAGCATTATGCGTCATTCAAGTTAATTGGTGAATCTGGTGACTTAACTCTCTCTATGCATAATAAAAGCTTCAAAGTTAGCATTCATAACAAAAATGGGCAAGAACGTTTTTGGCACTTAGCTATTTTCCTTCTGCCTTTATATTGGCGAAACAGAGGGCCACATGCTTGGACAAGTTGGACTAATCCGCATCAAGCTATATATGCTGATTTAATCTCTAGCATCGAAAATGATCACGCCTGCCTAGCTAACTTAGAGTCAGGCATTTCGGCTTTACAAGCTGTTTTGACCTTGTATAAAGCAGCCCAAACAGAAAGCTATGCTAACAATGAGCCATTAGCTGAATCCAAGTCTATGCAAGATTTTTTTAAGGCTTAA
- a CDS encoding hexokinase family protein: MTKPEVKAFLQKYELDAEQIDMTQELGHMLEAMSIGLLPDQEADRLAKLYDSLPLAMLPTFIGVENKVPFEKPCIVLDAGGTNFRVAVLTMHANKQPDIEHFAVYPMPGSEAELSKVEFYDKIVSFIEPVINLSDDIGFCFSYPAEIMPNRDGRVLSFTKQVRAPEVVGGLIGEDLKAALKRRNLPSDKNICILNDTVATLLGGRASMSEELYDSFVGFIWGTGVNAAYVEKCQEISKIHAQLSSEQLGERMIINTESGYHRPLLSSEIDMEMDEGTVDPGRSLLEKRVSGRYLGLLCLYVIRKAMQDGLFSNFFITNFSGINQLTTKDLDAYMRQPFGQSVLSKSCANDIDRQTLYYIIDNLFERASRYVVTLIAAILVKSGLGKNPLKPTVVTMDGSTYYNSLLLPNKVNYYVKQFINSKLNLNIRFNKTENGNLVGAAIAALTNRKA, translated from the coding sequence ATGACCAAACCAGAAGTAAAAGCATTTTTGCAAAAATATGAATTAGATGCTGAGCAGATAGATATGACACAGGAGCTTGGACATATGCTTGAAGCTATGTCAATTGGTTTGTTGCCAGATCAAGAGGCAGACAGACTAGCTAAATTATATGACAGCTTACCACTTGCTATGCTTCCTACTTTTATTGGTGTAGAGAACAAAGTTCCTTTTGAGAAACCTTGTATTGTTTTAGATGCTGGTGGCACCAATTTTCGCGTGGCGGTGCTAACTATGCACGCTAACAAGCAACCTGATATTGAACATTTTGCTGTTTATCCAATGCCAGGTTCGGAAGCTGAACTTAGTAAGGTCGAATTTTACGACAAGATTGTCAGCTTCATTGAACCAGTCATTAATCTGAGTGACGATATTGGTTTTTGCTTTAGTTATCCAGCTGAAATTATGCCAAATCGTGATGGTCGTGTCCTTAGCTTTACCAAACAAGTTAGAGCGCCAGAAGTGGTAGGCGGCTTGATTGGTGAGGATTTAAAAGCTGCCTTAAAGCGGCGTAATTTGCCAAGTGACAAGAATATTTGTATTTTGAATGATACTGTTGCCACCCTTTTAGGTGGACGAGCTTCTATGAGTGAGGAGCTGTATGATTCGTTTGTTGGTTTTATTTGGGGAACTGGTGTGAATGCTGCTTATGTTGAGAAATGCCAAGAAATTAGCAAGATTCATGCACAATTAAGTTCTGAACAATTAGGCGAGCGAATGATAATTAATACCGAGAGTGGTTACCATCGTCCACTTTTAAGTTCGGAAATTGATATGGAGATGGATGAGGGAACGGTTGATCCAGGTCGTTCCTTGCTTGAGAAACGCGTATCTGGTCGCTATCTTGGCTTACTTTGTTTATATGTCATTCGCAAAGCTATGCAAGATGGTTTGTTTAGTAATTTCTTTATTACTAACTTCAGTGGGATTAATCAATTAACAACGAAAGACCTTGATGCCTACATGCGTCAGCCATTTGGGCAGAGTGTTTTAAGTAAGTCATGTGCGAATGATATTGATCGGCAGACTTTGTACTATATAATTGACAATTTGTTTGAACGGGCAAGCCGCTATGTTGTGACGTTGATTGCCGCAATATTAGTCAAATCAGGCTTAGGGAAGAATCCATTGAAACCAACGGTTGTAACTATGGACGGTTCAACATATTATAATTCATTGTTATTACCTAACAAGGTAAATTATTATGTTAAACAATTTATTAATTCGAAACTGAACCTGAATATCCGCTTTAATAAAACGGAAAATGGCAACCTAGTCGGAGCAGCGATAGCCGCTTTGACAAACAGAAAGGCTTAG
- a CDS encoding 2-oxo acid dehydrogenase subunit E2, with the protein MGIFTNRPDGYLVDDGDPMNLIIPYMMRSRIESQIYYKYHIPYDTISEYIKSKRRAGIKITFFNVLVAAIQRTMSERPKMNRFVAGRRIYQRKSFEVLYVVKDSLTDDGNESVARLEFDDHDTIFSIAEKMDKTNQALRNGKENLEDKAILLLLKLPRFMISSVFAIYRFLDYNGLAPKKAIQEFPFYSSIFISHLGTIGGDAVFHHLYEMGTSSLFLTVGRLKKQPYYEDNTVAWKKSIELAFTIDERICDGYYIIKSLKLLNHYLADPTLLEQPLKETFTKEEKENKAKHFSLMKMARDKALRKFSGYITGRYFRDKDN; encoded by the coding sequence ATGGGGATATTTACGAATAGACCAGATGGCTATTTGGTTGATGATGGCGATCCGATGAATCTCATTATTCCTTATATGATGCGTTCAAGGATTGAATCGCAGATTTATTACAAATACCATATACCCTATGACACAATCAGTGAATATATCAAAAGTAAGCGGCGAGCAGGCATTAAAATAACGTTTTTTAATGTGCTAGTAGCAGCTATCCAGCGTACCATGTCCGAGCGGCCAAAAATGAATCGCTTTGTGGCAGGACGGAGAATTTATCAGCGTAAATCGTTTGAAGTATTGTATGTTGTCAAAGATAGTTTGACTGATGATGGTAATGAGTCAGTTGCTAGATTAGAGTTTGATGACCATGATACGATTTTTTCCATTGCTGAAAAAATGGATAAGACCAATCAGGCCTTGCGTAATGGCAAAGAGAATTTGGAGGACAAAGCAATTTTGTTATTGTTAAAGCTGCCTCGCTTTATGATTAGCTCCGTCTTTGCTATCTATCGTTTTTTAGATTACAACGGTTTGGCACCGAAGAAAGCAATCCAGGAATTTCCATTCTATTCTTCGATTTTCATTTCGCACCTTGGCACAATTGGTGGTGATGCTGTTTTCCATCATTTGTACGAGATGGGAACTAGCAGCTTATTTTTGACAGTTGGCCGTTTGAAGAAGCAACCTTATTACGAAGACAATACAGTTGCTTGGAAGAAGTCGATTGAGCTAGCGTTTACGATTGACGAAAGAATTTGTGATGGCTATTACATCATCAAAAGTCTTAAGTTACTTAATCATTATTTGGCTGATCCTACTTTATTGGAGCAACCATTAAAAGAGACATTTACTAAGGAAGAGAAAGAGAACAAGGCTAAGCACTTCAGCTTGATGAAGATGGCACGTGACAAGGCTTTGCGCAAATTCTCTGGTTATATTACTGGCCGTTATTTCCGCGACAAAGATAATTAG
- a CDS encoding class I SAM-dependent rRNA methyltransferase produces the protein MEDTLLVKLRNAKFPPLIVSNKGHKWLETGHLWLYANDINCSLCNNLPAELKAYKSGELVDVYSEKAKYLGTGFYNDKSKIAVRILSSNRNERFEASFWQRRVSYALAYRLQIGLLTSNENTACRLIYGEADGFPGLTCDLFADVLSIEIFSLGMAKIWPLIQEILLNELKTVYKRKIRIVYEKSLGQLRAKEGLSEFAGPRYSSKYSLADERLETELKPVLIVENGIKMEVDFVHGQKTGYFLDQRDNRLYLQKLAKDKQVLECFTHTGSFALNAVAGGASSVLAVDISETALKQAEQNAKLNAENLDLTHLEFLQADVFQLLTALVEHKSGPDWNKARAKGPFNMILLDPPAFAKRKEVKQAAYKGYLQINYQAMRLLPRGGYLVTTSCSHFIPDADFFKMLQEAASKANVSLRLIARREQAADHPILLNMPETAYLKTYFLQIV, from the coding sequence ATGGAAGATACTTTACTAGTTAAATTGCGCAATGCTAAATTTCCGCCACTAATCGTTAGTAATAAAGGGCATAAATGGTTAGAGACAGGTCACCTATGGTTATATGCTAATGACATAAATTGCTCATTGTGTAACAATTTGCCTGCAGAATTAAAAGCTTATAAGTCAGGTGAGCTGGTTGATGTTTATAGCGAAAAAGCTAAATATCTTGGCACAGGTTTTTACAATGACAAAAGTAAGATTGCTGTTCGCATACTAAGTTCCAATCGTAACGAACGGTTTGAAGCTAGTTTTTGGCAGCGCCGTGTCAGCTATGCCTTGGCTTATCGTTTGCAAATTGGTTTATTGACTAGCAATGAAAATACAGCTTGCCGCTTGATTTATGGTGAAGCAGACGGCTTCCCAGGCTTAACTTGTGACTTATTTGCCGATGTTTTGAGCATAGAGATCTTTTCATTAGGTATGGCTAAAATTTGGCCCTTAATCCAGGAGATTCTGCTTAACGAATTAAAAACAGTATATAAGCGTAAAATTAGGATTGTGTACGAGAAAAGTCTAGGTCAGCTTAGAGCCAAAGAGGGCTTAAGCGAGTTTGCTGGACCTAGATATAGTTCTAAGTATAGTTTGGCTGATGAGAGATTAGAGACTGAATTAAAGCCCGTCTTGATTGTTGAAAATGGCATCAAAATGGAAGTTGACTTCGTGCATGGCCAAAAGACAGGCTATTTTTTGGATCAGAGAGATAATCGCTTGTATCTGCAAAAATTAGCCAAAGACAAACAAGTTTTGGAATGCTTTACCCATACTGGCTCATTTGCACTTAACGCTGTAGCTGGTGGAGCAAGTTCAGTCTTAGCTGTTGATATAAGTGAAACAGCACTTAAGCAAGCTGAACAAAATGCTAAGTTAAATGCAGAAAATTTAGATTTAACGCATTTGGAGTTTTTGCAGGCAGACGTGTTTCAGTTGCTGACAGCCTTGGTAGAGCATAAATCCGGACCTGATTGGAATAAGGCGCGTGCCAAAGGCCCGTTTAACATGATTTTACTTGATCCGCCTGCCTTTGCTAAACGCAAAGAAGTCAAACAGGCAGCCTACAAGGGCTATTTGCAGATTAATTATCAGGCTATGCGGCTTTTGCCACGTGGCGGCTACCTGGTCACAACTTCATGTAGCCATTTTATACCAGATGCAGATTTCTTTAAGATGTTGCAGGAAGCTGCCAGCAAGGCCAATGTCAGTTTGCGCTTAATAGCTAGGAGAGAACAGGCAGCTGATCATCCCATCTTGCTTAATATGCCTGAAACTGCTTATTTGAAGACTTATTTTTTGCAAATTGTCTAA
- the recA gene encoding recombinase RecA has protein sequence MAKLTKNAKSNQTITQVSSEERDEALKAALAAIDKKFGAGSIMVLGKAPDQNITVIPTGIFAIDLALGVGGLPRGRIIEIYGPESSGKTTVALHCIASAQQAGGVAAIIDAEHALSPEYAEALGVDTARLVLSQPNNGEEALEIVDYLVRSGSVDIIVVDSVAALVPRAEIEGEMGDSSVGLQARLMSQALRKLTASISQSKTIVIFINQLREKIGVMFGNPETTTGGRALKFYSSVRMDIRKGEVLKEGDRPIGARTRCKITKNKVAPPFKEATFDVIYGKGVLNESCVVDIAVEYNVIAKSGAWFSYKEERLGQGRDKAICYLLDHPDVCEEVMRAVNAKIAEENAKLEAKMSRTKAKPAEDNKAEQATETKSEADSSILDDILELDEL, from the coding sequence ATGGCGAAATTAACGAAGAATGCGAAATCCAATCAAACAATTACACAAGTCAGTAGTGAGGAGAGAGATGAAGCTTTGAAAGCCGCTTTGGCTGCGATTGATAAGAAATTCGGTGCTGGTTCAATTATGGTTCTTGGCAAGGCACCTGACCAGAATATTACTGTTATTCCTACCGGTATATTTGCAATCGATTTAGCTTTGGGCGTAGGGGGCTTACCAAGAGGCAGAATTATTGAAATCTATGGACCAGAATCTTCAGGTAAGACAACAGTTGCATTGCATTGCATTGCTAGCGCTCAACAAGCTGGTGGTGTAGCAGCTATCATCGATGCTGAACATGCTTTATCGCCAGAATATGCAGAGGCTTTGGGAGTTGATACAGCTCGTTTGGTACTATCACAACCTAATAACGGTGAAGAGGCACTTGAGATAGTAGATTATCTTGTGCGTTCAGGTTCAGTCGATATTATTGTCGTTGACTCAGTGGCCGCCTTGGTTCCTAGAGCTGAGATAGAGGGTGAGATGGGTGATTCCTCTGTTGGTTTGCAGGCACGCTTGATGTCACAAGCTCTCCGAAAATTAACAGCTAGTATCTCCCAATCCAAAACGATTGTTATTTTCATCAACCAATTGCGTGAGAAAATCGGCGTGATGTTCGGCAATCCTGAAACTACAACTGGTGGTCGTGCTCTGAAGTTTTATAGTTCAGTTCGTATGGACATTCGTAAAGGCGAAGTGCTTAAAGAGGGTGATCGCCCAATTGGTGCTAGAACTAGATGTAAGATCACTAAGAACAAGGTAGCGCCGCCATTTAAGGAAGCAACTTTTGATGTTATTTATGGCAAAGGCGTATTGAATGAGAGTTGTGTAGTTGATATTGCCGTTGAGTATAATGTCATTGCCAAATCTGGTGCTTGGTTCTCTTACAAAGAAGAGCGTCTAGGCCAAGGCAGAGACAAGGCTATTTGCTACTTATTAGATCATCCTGACGTTTGTGAGGAAGTTATGAGAGCTGTCAATGCCAAAATTGCAGAAGAAAATGCTAAACTTGAAGCTAAGATGAGTCGAACTAAAGCAAAGCCAGCTGAAGATAACAAGGCTGAACAAGCAACAGAGACTAAATCTGAAGCAGATAGCAGTATTTTGGATGATATATTGGAACTTGATGAATTATGA
- a CDS encoding regulatory protein RecX: MRESAFAYLTKYKPSTGKMRAYLLQKKYPLQEIDALINELTERNYLNDHVLASKLLIAYRGTKSRGRTALRLMLIKRGIALDSVEPALNEFFELRSEKDLLADFLASACQSMLEELEQAEDYLSKRKILHKLMAKCLRRGFNSYDIRQALAEYLIIKTW, from the coding sequence ATGCGCGAGAGTGCATTTGCCTATTTAACTAAATACAAACCTAGTACGGGCAAAATGCGTGCCTATCTTTTGCAAAAAAAGTATCCGCTTCAAGAGATAGACGCTTTGATCAATGAGCTTACGGAACGTAATTATTTGAATGATCATGTTTTAGCCTCCAAATTGTTAATTGCCTATCGTGGCACTAAAAGCCGTGGCAGAACAGCTTTACGCTTGATGCTTATAAAACGGGGAATTGCACTCGATAGCGTTGAACCTGCTTTGAATGAGTTCTTTGAATTACGCAGCGAGAAAGACTTGTTGGCTGATTTCTTAGCTTCAGCCTGTCAGTCTATGTTAGAGGAATTAGAACAAGCTGAGGATTATTTAAGCAAGCGGAAAATTCTGCACAAATTAATGGCCAAATGCTTGCGACGAGGCTTCAATAGTTACGATATTCGTCAGGCGTTGGCAGAATATTTGATTATCAAGACATGGTGA
- the pgsA gene encoding CDP-diacylglycerol--glycerol-3-phosphate 3-phosphatidyltransferase: MNLPNKLSCLRILLMPFVLGFAYLANSLGMKEQRIGAVLSMVIALLLFALASFSDFLDGHIARKYNIVSNFGKFIDPIADKLLILATMILFVELGYISAWVPIITLFRDLIVTGMRLIAVESSGKVIAANFWGKIKTVSQIAALLVCFAYGIYSFAVGSVGDMITIQHGFQLADVELSSAYAALHNFYFMMNSLAWVTVAIALFSGLTYWLSNRKLLTVA, from the coding sequence ATGAATTTACCAAACAAGTTGTCTTGCTTACGGATTTTATTGATGCCGTTTGTTTTAGGTTTTGCATATCTAGCTAATAGCTTAGGTATGAAGGAGCAACGGATTGGCGCTGTTCTCAGTATGGTAATTGCGCTATTACTGTTCGCATTAGCTTCATTTAGTGATTTTCTTGATGGCCATATTGCACGTAAATACAATATAGTAAGCAACTTTGGCAAGTTTATCGATCCTATTGCAGATAAGTTGTTGATTTTAGCTACGATGATTTTATTTGTTGAGCTTGGCTATATCAGTGCTTGGGTACCAATTATTACGTTGTTCCGCGATTTAATCGTAACGGGCATGCGCTTGATTGCTGTTGAATCTAGTGGCAAGGTAATTGCTGCTAATTTCTGGGGCAAGATTAAGACTGTTTCACAGATTGCGGCCTTGCTTGTTTGCTTTGCTTATGGAATATATTCCTTTGCAGTTGGCAGTGTCGGAGATATGATTACTATTCAACATGGCTTTCAGTTAGCAGATGTAGAGTTAAGTTCAGCGTATGCTGCTTTACATAATTTCTATTTCATGATGAATAGTCTAGCTTGGGTAACAGTTGCGATTGCTTTGTTCTCAGGTTTGACGTATTGGCTCAGTAATCGTAAACTTTTAACTGTTGCTTAA
- the acpP gene encoding acyl carrier protein: MSKQEILDKVTKILVDQLDVKPEEVVLEANFLEDLNADSLDIVELILVMEEEFNLQIPDEDAEKIQTVGDAVKYIEEHI; this comes from the coding sequence ATGTCTAAACAGGAAATTCTAGATAAAGTGACTAAGATTCTCGTTGATCAGTTGGATGTTAAACCAGAAGAGGTTGTTTTGGAGGCGAATTTCTTAGAAGATTTGAATGCAGATTCGCTTGATATTGTTGAACTGATCTTAGTAATGGAGGAAGAGTTTAATTTACAAATTCCTGACGAAGATGCTGAAAAAATTCAAACGGTTGGCGATGCTGTCAAATACATTGAGGAGCATATCTAA
- the rnc gene encoding ribonuclease III, producing MDNLEEQYKKLSEAELFKAYASFLRPSYAEFYKKLGYEFHDPSNLVLALTHSSFAYEHLEHRAVDNERLEYLGDAILEFIISTFLFHHNDQIQEGEMTALRSVVVREETLALAAEDINLGAYLLLGHGEELNGGRENPSNLANALEALLAAIYIDCTEADNSHETEAEFFALPPEVYSICIKLLKPYLLQAMAGTLIYDYKSRLIEWSQEKYEQGDLQFKLLSQNGPAHCPEFTVAVLLKDKTISTGVGRSKKEAEQRAAKTALEALR from the coding sequence ATGGACAATTTAGAAGAACAATACAAAAAGTTGAGTGAAGCTGAGCTTTTTAAGGCTTATGCTTCTTTTTTGCGCCCGTCTTATGCTGAATTTTACAAGAAGCTTGGTTATGAATTTCATGACCCAAGCAATTTGGTATTAGCATTGACGCATTCAAGTTTTGCTTATGAGCATCTTGAGCACCGAGCTGTTGATAATGAACGCCTAGAATACCTGGGCGATGCTATTTTGGAATTTATCATCAGTACTTTTTTGTTTCATCACAATGACCAAATTCAAGAGGGTGAGATGACGGCGTTAAGATCCGTTGTTGTTAGAGAAGAAACTTTGGCTTTAGCGGCTGAAGATATTAATTTGGGTGCTTATCTTTTACTTGGCCATGGTGAAGAGTTAAATGGCGGCCGTGAAAATCCATCTAATTTGGCCAATGCTTTAGAGGCACTTTTGGCAGCTATCTATATTGATTGCACTGAGGCTGACAATTCGCATGAGACAGAAGCGGAATTTTTTGCTTTACCACCTGAAGTTTACAGCATTTGTATCAAATTGTTGAAACCATATTTGTTGCAAGCGATGGCTGGCACACTCATCTATGATTACAAGTCACGCTTGATTGAATGGTCACAGGAGAAATATGAACAGGGCGATTTGCAATTTAAATTGTTAAGTCAAAATGGACCTGCACATTGTCCTGAATTTACCGTTGCGGTTTTGTTAAAAGATAAAACGATCAGCACGGGTGTTGGCAGAAGTAAAAAGGAGGCTGAACAGAGAGCAGCTAAGACTGCTTTGGAGGCTTTGCGTTGA